The Ananas comosus cultivar F153 linkage group 22, ASM154086v1, whole genome shotgun sequence genome segment ttttcttttgatccgTCGCTATCTGCTAAAGATTCGTTTATGTTCTGATCCGCCTAGAATAACGCggtaagtgaaaactaaaaatataattaaaattaatctgTCTCGAATCCGCTCCGACCTGACGAGAACCACTAACCTGGAAAAGGTGATTTGGTCTCtacatttttttacttaatcgtTTTTAATGCTCTAACATTCGCTTATATtacaatttaatatttattgtgAAATAACTATTTTGCCTCTTCATTGTgtggatatttttttattatagctCAAAcggagttaaaaaattatttttacaataaagTATATCTATATTTTACAGTGGAGAGATGACAATACtacatataaaaattcaaacacTAACATGTTTAAGTCAAAAATACAAAGGCCAAGTCACCATGTGATATTTTAATCttcaaactttattttattataatttgtagcttaaatttttaaaattattacaattaaaacTCACAACTCAAgatagttaactaaatattgatgtgttgcttatttaataatataaaaatataatcataTTATGATATCACATTCTTTCTTTGGCAGCTACAAATCGAAATTTACTCAACTGAATTATATTGTAAAACTTATCTATaacaatttacaaaaaaataataaattaaaatttgagaataaaaaatgTCAGGTTTGAGGACCAAACCAAAAGTGTATATAATAGCCATTATTCATCTAAAATTGGCTTCACATACATTCTagaaagggtaaacttcaaatacccccttgtggttttacacgtttttactttagtatcctatgatttaaagtgtatcaagttagcccctatggtttcacactttcttactttaataccctataatttaaagtgtatcaagttagtaccctctgatttcatttttttctttttattatttattacactaatttttttcgttaaatgagtaacaaagttaaaattaaagggtactaaagtgaatattcgataaacctagataggatatctgaaattttttgtatataatttaacaaaatattaacgaaggaaAACAAAAATCAGTGACAACGTTAAActaaaggtactaaaataaatattcaataaacccaggcagagtatctgaagttttttgtatataatttaataaaatattaacagaggagccgacgaaaaaaaaaaaatgagaccacaggatactaaattgatgcactttaaaccacaggatactaaagtaagaaagtgcaaaaccacaagatactaaattaatatactttaaaccacaggatgctaaagtgaaaaaatgcgaaaccacgtagtggtatttgaagttttcccttctaGAAACTTCACAAGTGCCATCAAAGTCCAGAAGGTTAGAGGTTTGAAAAGCAAACTGGCTAATTAGTCAAACAAGCAACGCAGCAGAAAACAGGAAAAAGCATGTGCCATTCATGATTCATCTCAGCAATGAGCTGTTATACTCACTTTGGTATACAAATATCTCATTCCCaggtcaataaaaaaaaaaagagaaaaattaagaaaatgatTGTTTTAAGACATGCATGCAAATACAAAATTTGCCAAGAgtatttatgcaattttgcaaatttatatGCTAAAACCCAGGATAGTCCCCCTCATGCAAATTTGAACCAAGAACGAAATTAAAAgggaatcaaaattttgaatccGCAAATGATTCAGCATAGAACCAGTATCTGTTTAAcaaagaaagaacaaaacaaacaaaagaactGCGAGTCCACCTCGATAGATTTCGCAAATTATATGAATGAATATGACTACAGAATATCGATCTACAAGTAataatcaacatatatatatatatgtaaaacatAACATGATCTAAACAAACCTTTTCGCCGTACAGAGGCCTCATCACTTCTATCTCGACTGTTTCAAAGAAGAAAAGTTTGCTCCAATTCAAGATCTgaagtttctcttttttttttctgagtcTTTGACATACCTATTTTACTTCACCATTCCATGAATTCATTAGATAGTCGATAATAGAGTGTAAATGTTTAAGGGAATGTGAAGGAACCGCCGATCTGAGAATTTGCTGACGGGGGATTGATCGCGACCCAGAGTAGCGAAATGGTGATGGCGATAAGCCCCGACCACACGAAGACGATCGTCGGAGTTCTCCCTCTTCGGCCCATGAGCCCCTTCGCAAAGGGATAGAGATGAGCCAGCACCCAGAAACTGAAGAACACCCCGCCCAGCAGCTTGCTCCACTGCGGGATCACGCTGTATATTGTCCTGCTGAACCCGACAGCGATCGCGATCAGGTTCACCATCATGATGGTGATGGGCGGAATCATCAGCGACGACCACTTCACGATGTACAGATCAGCGAACTCGTCGTCGACGTCGTCGCCTCCCGATTTCGAGGTGAGCGTGAAGGAGATTTCGATACCGGCAATCACCTTCAGCAGCCCTTGGATCACAGCGGCAAGGTGGGCACTTGTCCCTCCAATAAGCCAGAATTGCTCGTTTCTCCACCACTCTTCGAGATTGATTCCCGACCACTTGATTTCAAGAACCGCGAGCGCAGAGAGCGTCACGGTGATGGTGAGGAGGTATGTGAGGAATGCAACGTTGAGGGTTTGGACGATGAACTGCcccgagaagagagagagggccggGAGGAAGCAGTAGACGATGAGGAAGATAGAGGTGAAGGGGTAGATACCGACGTTGAGGTACGCGATCCTCTGTAAAAACTTCATTCTAGGGCTTGCGAGAAGGGCGTTGTTGCGGGAGAAGAAGATCTCGACTGAGCCCGTCGCCCACCGGAGCACCTGGTGGAGCCGGTCAGTGAGGTTGATTGGCGCGGTCCCTCGGAATGCGTCGCGCTTGGTCACGCAATAAACAGACTTCCATCCCCTGTTGTGCATTCTGTAGCCCGTGACGACGTCCTCAGTCACGGATCCGTAGATCCACCCAACACGATGACCCCACTCCGTCTTGTCCTCGTACCAGCACGAGATCACGCTGATGGCCTCCGCGACGGTCGACGCGTCTAGAAGGTCACGGGGGATGGTGAGGGCGCCGGGCGGCCTGCCGTTCTTGACAGCGGGATGGTCGGCGAGGGGCCGGCCCTGGAACTCCGCAATGGGGATCGAGTCAATCAAGAAGCTCGAGTTCCCGAACTTCTTCGGAAAAGTCGAAAGGTTCATCTCCTCCTCATCAAAGTCTCCCATTCGGAGCGCCCTCGTCTCCTCCGATGCGACGGCAGAAACATTTTTCCGCCGTCCAGggaagcagcagctgcagcaacCTGCGCCGTGTTCCTTCGCCCGGGGAGGGTCGAAGCCATAAAGAGCAATGCGGCGGAAGAGACAACCGGTCCCCACATACACTGGGCCTTGGAGGCCGTCGAGGGCGCGCATGTTGACGTCGAAGAAGACAGTATTGTTGTTAGCATAGCGGTCGGAGGGGTCGATTCCCTCGAACCGCTGGGGGAACTGGACGTAGCAAAGGCGGTCCCCGCCACGGTCCATCATGAAGCACATGCCCTCGCGGAAGGCCTGGGAGTTGTACACGTAGTGGTCGCAGTCAAGGTTGAGGATGAAAGGGCCGTTCGACATGATGGCAGAGGCGCGGACGAGCGCGTTCATTGCCCCCGCCTTCTTGTTGTGGTCGTAGCCAGGCCGCTTCTCACGAGAGACATAGACCAGCAACGGTAGGCGGATATCCACATCAGTGAAGTCGAGGGGCCGGCCTTCGTCACCGTTGTTCCCGTACAAGGGCTCGTCACTCGGCGGTTTCAGCATTAcctgtaataataataaagaaaatctaAGAGTTCATGCAAACACcatgttttttttaatctaatcttGTGTATTCGAggcaaattatatattattgttcaCCGAGGTGGGACGAATTATAGGGTGATTAAGAGCTTCAAGTACAAAATGATGCACAATAATAGCATCGAGATGCAAAGAGTTCACAAATCAAATACATTATTTGacaaaaatatgcaataataaAATGAACGCTTACGTGGATATGGAGAATAAACCACTGCGTAGCCCTACCGATTAGCATAAATTTGTCACAGTTCGAAGTTATGATAGTAATCTATGCGTAGAATTGAATGATTTAGAGAACATAACATTAAACATTCAGAGGAGGAATAATACTGAGATGTATACCTGAATGACTCCAGCATGGTCACCGCGACTATGCTCGGAGCCCGGGTTAATCCAAGTCCCGGGCCAATGTGTACCATCCGCCATCCACGTAGCTTTCGGGATCTTCACCTGTTCGATGGGATCATCACCCGCCATCTCCCTCTGCCTCTTCATGGCCTTGATCTCCTCGCGAGCGTGGTACGCGTCCGACCTCCTGCGGATCGAATCGGGCAACCCGTTTATCCGAACCTTGAACTCATCGTACTCTCTCTTCACCCGTCTACGATCCTTCACAAAATCCGATTTAACCTTGTTCTTATATGGATCCTTCTTCAGATTAAAGTAGCTCTCAGGGTTTCGTGGCTCGATATCATGCTTGCGACAAAATGGGACCCACAAATTAGCAAAGCTGGCAGCCTCAGCCATGGCCTCGAAAGTAAGAAGGGCCCCACCATCGTCTGAAACATAGCAAGAGAGCTTCTCGACGGGGTAATCGGCTGCGAGAATTGAGAGAATGGTGTTTGCCGTTACAAGAGGGGGTTCCTTTTCCGGGTCGGCGGTGGAGACGAAGATGTCGAGGCCTGGAAGATCCGATTTTCCGGTGGGGTTGTTGGGAGTGGGTGTTTCGAATTTTTCTTTTAGGACGGCAAGGTCAGTGGCGCGGTTCACAGGGCAAAGTTTCGGGAGCTGATCCAAAAGCCAGGAGAAGGCGAACCATAGTTCGCAGACGACCGACATTCCCCACAGCCACATAGCGTCCTTGTTCTTGTGCTTCACTCTCCACATAAGGAAGAGGACGAGGGCAATCATGCGAATGGCGATAAGAAGCCTGAAGAAATAACGCAAAGAAGTTAACAGATAATCGACTTACATAATTTTAAAACATACTACATTACATCACCTATCATATAGATTATGGATCACACTCCCTaaagcaacaaaaataaaaggaaatttTGAAGAAACAATATTAGAACTGCAAGTGGTGAAACTATTCAAAACTTGTGGAAACAATGGCTCCCAAAAGAGTTATCAAAATATACAGTAGGACTTCCCAAGTAATATATTAGTGATAAACTATCCAACTCACTCATCCCCATCAATGTTGAGACAAGAATAAAAGTTTCCgaaataaaaaatgtttcaGATCAAGCAAATTGATATATCACCTTCTTCTAATCCACCTGAAAAGAAGGATCTACCTGTCatttttaatagcaccaatgcaTGTGTTAAAATTCGATAACAAGCAACCACAGGTATAACTGCAACTGCACCCATT includes the following:
- the LOC109727242 gene encoding cellulose synthase-like protein D2, whose protein sequence is MASNSALRNSRSARMAASAADPLQGGGRPAAAPPAPTVKFARRTQSGRYVSYSRDDLDSEIGSGEFSQEFTNYHVHIPATPDNQPMEVSIDPSISAKVEEQYVSNSLFTGGFNSVTRAHLMDKVIESEASHPQMAGAKGSSCSIQGCDSKVMSDERGIDILPCECDFKICAECFGDAVKAGGICPGCKEPYKTTELEDIVNDSSMGGQPHLSLPPPPAGVSRMERRLSIMRSQKMMSRSQTGDWDHNRWLFETKGTYGYGNAIWPKENGGDDGNGGDGQPSELSSKPWRPLTRKLKIPAAILSPYRLLIAIRMIALVLFLMWRVKHKNKDAMWLWGMSVVCELWFAFSWLLDQLPKLCPVNRATDLAVLKEKFETPTPNNPTGKSDLPGLDIFVSTADPEKEPPLVTANTILSILAADYPVEKLSCYVSDDGGALLTFEAMAEAASFANLWVPFCRKHDIEPRNPESYFNLKKDPYKNKVKSDFVKDRRRVKREYDEFKVRINGLPDSIRRRSDAYHAREEIKAMKRQREMAGDDPIEQVKIPKATWMADGTHWPGTWINPGSEHSRGDHAGVIQVMLKPPSDEPLYGNNGDEGRPLDFTDVDIRLPLLVYVSREKRPGYDHNKKAGAMNALVRASAIMSNGPFILNLDCDHYVYNSQAFREGMCFMMDRGGDRLCYVQFPQRFEGIDPSDRYANNNTVFFDVNMRALDGLQGPVYVGTGCLFRRIALYGFDPPRAKEHGAGCCSCCFPGRRKNVSAVASEETRALRMGDFDEEEMNLSTFPKKFGNSSFLIDSIPIAEFQGRPLADHPAVKNGRPPGALTIPRDLLDASTVAEAISVISCWYEDKTEWGHRVGWIYGSVTEDVVTGYRMHNRGWKSVYCVTKRDAFRGTAPINLTDRLHQVLRWATGSVEIFFSRNNALLASPRMKFLQRIAYLNVGIYPFTSIFLIVYCFLPALSLFSGQFIVQTLNVAFLTYLLTITVTLSALAVLEIKWSGINLEEWWRNEQFWLIGGTSAHLAAVIQGLLKVIAGIEISFTLTSKSGGDDVDDEFADLYIVKWSSLMIPPITIMMVNLIAIAVGFSRTIYSVIPQWSKLLGGVFFSFWVLAHLYPFAKGLMGRRGRTPTIVFVWSGLIAITISLLWVAINPPSANSQIGGSFTFP